In Labrus bergylta chromosome 11, fLabBer1.1, whole genome shotgun sequence, one genomic interval encodes:
- the atf5b gene encoding uncharacterized protein atf5b isoform X3 has protein sequence MQTMLFNHFQMIGDGHSDWMTEKVDLSSFVSTTESSPSSSLPPSPLEQDVKVPSDLEVMTSLLQEELAQLEDYFRSESTSANKLEKSSKCDKGAQGMGSQSYYQLPYGSYGTSQSETSPVVVTLATGELDLASFCGGPISRSKIARPAPYNYHHRYHHHNNGRRILSESVKVSEEVGLDSWGARGSYSGSTELSVNHYSTLKTVSKSSLGGVKKVRECALSLKEEESYCFSEGMFCSEEIARGFCLGGSYDSHHKRDGQLMHNVKVNVSYDSTGLEVLHCSKDGGLSGVVPQETMAAGDGYFHQPMAGTEPYHSFIGDLDQPTQAQAVEPQHGHYLYPECLADQSYECLSRGEAEGSLLGAPIHRPTQRLKDEHCSVKSPLVMGASMESGTGERKQKKRDQNKTAAHRYRLRKRAELDCLEEELHGLEGQNRELRDKAESVEREIQYVKDLLIEVYKARSQRLKQDGSA, from the exons ATGCAGACGATGCTGTTCAATCATTTTCAGATGATCG GTGATGGTCATTCAGATTGGATGACAGAAAAAGTTGATTTGTCTTCATTTGTGTCGACGACCGAGTCCTCTCCCAGCTCATCCCTTCCACCCTCGCCGTTAGAACAAGATGTCAAGGTGCCCTCGGATCTGGAGGTCATGACCTCTCtactgcaggaggagctggctcaGCTGGAGGACTACTTCCGCTCCGAGTCCACATCCGCAAACAAGTTGGAGAAATCCTCAAAATGTGACAAGGGCGCTCAAGGCATGGGCTCCCAGTCTTATTACCAGTTACCCTATGGCTCATACGggaccagccaatcagaaaccaGCCCTGTGGTTGTTACCTTGGCAACAGGGGAGCTGGACCTGGCCAGCTTCTGCGGCGGTCCCATCAGCAGATCCAAAATAGCGCGACCCGCCCCGTACAACTACCACCACCGCTACCACCACCACAACAACGGGCGAAGGATCCTCAGCGAGTCGGTGAAAGTCAGCGAGGAAGTGGGACTGGACTCGTGGGGCGCCAGGGGAAGTTACTCAGGAAGCACAGAGCTGTCTGTGAACCACTACTCCACGCTCAAGACTGTGAGCAAGAGCAGCCTCGGCGGCGTCAAGAAGGTGAGAGAATGTGCTTTATCGTTGAAGGAAGAGGAAAGTTACTGTTTCTCAGAGGGAATGTTTTGCAGCGAGGAGATTGCGCGAGGTTTTTGTCTGGGCGGCTCGTACGACAGCCACCACAAGCGAGACGGACAGTTGATGCACAACGTGAAGGTTAATGTAAGTTACGACAGCACGGGGCTGGAGGTCTTGCACTGCagcaaagatggaggacttTCCGGGGTCGTTCCCCAAGAGACAATGGCGGCCGGCGACGGCTACTTCCACCAGCCGATGGCCGGCACGGAGCCTTACCATAGCTTTATTGGAGACCTCGATCAGCCCACACAAGCACAGGCTGTAGAACCCCAACATGGCCACTACCTCTATCCAGAATGCCTTGCAGACCAAAGCTACGAATGTCTGTCCAGAGGGGAGGCAGAGGGCTCGCTGCTGGGCGCCCCCATCCACCGCCCGACCCAGAGGCTAAAGGATGAGCACTGCTCCGTCAAATCGCCTCTGGTGATGGGCGCCTCTATGGAGTCTGGCACTGgagagaggaagcagaagaagagagaccAGAACAAAACTGCTGCTCACAG gtACAGGCTGCGTAAGAGGGCGGAGCTGGACTgtctggaggaggagctgcacGGCCTGGAGGGACAGAACCGGGAGCTCCGTGACAAGGCGGAGTCGGTGGAGCGAGAAATCCAGTACGTCAAAGACTTACTGATTGAGGTGTACAAGGCTCGCAGTCAGCGGCTCAAACAGGACGGCAGtgcctaa
- the atf5b gene encoding uncharacterized protein atf5b isoform X1: protein MAASILRRKILPPISTGELGAPLLRQASRSQSRPRTGAEPAERQHLIGEFCQDAFLFFHIPRSEPQCSTGLMSYSDGHSDWMTEKVDLSSFVSTTESSPSSSLPPSPLEQDVKVPSDLEVMTSLLQEELAQLEDYFRSESTSANKLEKSSKCDKGAQGMGSQSYYQLPYGSYGTSQSETSPVVVTLATGELDLASFCGGPISRSKIARPAPYNYHHRYHHHNNGRRILSESVKVSEEVGLDSWGARGSYSGSTELSVNHYSTLKTVSKSSLGGVKKVRECALSLKEEESYCFSEGMFCSEEIARGFCLGGSYDSHHKRDGQLMHNVKVNVSYDSTGLEVLHCSKDGGLSGVVPQETMAAGDGYFHQPMAGTEPYHSFIGDLDQPTQAQAVEPQHGHYLYPECLADQSYECLSRGEAEGSLLGAPIHRPTQRLKDEHCSVKSPLVMGASMESGTGERKQKKRDQNKTAAHRYRLRKRAELDCLEEELHGLEGQNRELRDKAESVEREIQYVKDLLIEVYKARSQRLKQDGSA from the exons ATGGCGGCATCGATCCTTCGCAGGAAAATCCTTCCTCCAATTTCCACAGGCGAGCTCGGCGCTCCCCTTCTCCGACAGGCTAGCCGCAGCCAATCACGGCCAAGGACAGGGGCGGAGCCAGCGGAGAGGCAGCACTTAATTGGTGAGTTTTGCCAAGacgcttttttatttttccacatccCGAGGTCGGAGCCGCAGTGCAGCACGGGGCTAATGTCGTACA GTGATGGTCATTCAGATTGGATGACAGAAAAAGTTGATTTGTCTTCATTTGTGTCGACGACCGAGTCCTCTCCCAGCTCATCCCTTCCACCCTCGCCGTTAGAACAAGATGTCAAGGTGCCCTCGGATCTGGAGGTCATGACCTCTCtactgcaggaggagctggctcaGCTGGAGGACTACTTCCGCTCCGAGTCCACATCCGCAAACAAGTTGGAGAAATCCTCAAAATGTGACAAGGGCGCTCAAGGCATGGGCTCCCAGTCTTATTACCAGTTACCCTATGGCTCATACGggaccagccaatcagaaaccaGCCCTGTGGTTGTTACCTTGGCAACAGGGGAGCTGGACCTGGCCAGCTTCTGCGGCGGTCCCATCAGCAGATCCAAAATAGCGCGACCCGCCCCGTACAACTACCACCACCGCTACCACCACCACAACAACGGGCGAAGGATCCTCAGCGAGTCGGTGAAAGTCAGCGAGGAAGTGGGACTGGACTCGTGGGGCGCCAGGGGAAGTTACTCAGGAAGCACAGAGCTGTCTGTGAACCACTACTCCACGCTCAAGACTGTGAGCAAGAGCAGCCTCGGCGGCGTCAAGAAGGTGAGAGAATGTGCTTTATCGTTGAAGGAAGAGGAAAGTTACTGTTTCTCAGAGGGAATGTTTTGCAGCGAGGAGATTGCGCGAGGTTTTTGTCTGGGCGGCTCGTACGACAGCCACCACAAGCGAGACGGACAGTTGATGCACAACGTGAAGGTTAATGTAAGTTACGACAGCACGGGGCTGGAGGTCTTGCACTGCagcaaagatggaggacttTCCGGGGTCGTTCCCCAAGAGACAATGGCGGCCGGCGACGGCTACTTCCACCAGCCGATGGCCGGCACGGAGCCTTACCATAGCTTTATTGGAGACCTCGATCAGCCCACACAAGCACAGGCTGTAGAACCCCAACATGGCCACTACCTCTATCCAGAATGCCTTGCAGACCAAAGCTACGAATGTCTGTCCAGAGGGGAGGCAGAGGGCTCGCTGCTGGGCGCCCCCATCCACCGCCCGACCCAGAGGCTAAAGGATGAGCACTGCTCCGTCAAATCGCCTCTGGTGATGGGCGCCTCTATGGAGTCTGGCACTGgagagaggaagcagaagaagagagaccAGAACAAAACTGCTGCTCACAG gtACAGGCTGCGTAAGAGGGCGGAGCTGGACTgtctggaggaggagctgcacGGCCTGGAGGGACAGAACCGGGAGCTCCGTGACAAGGCGGAGTCGGTGGAGCGAGAAATCCAGTACGTCAAAGACTTACTGATTGAGGTGTACAAGGCTCGCAGTCAGCGGCTCAAACAGGACGGCAGtgcctaa
- the atf5b gene encoding uncharacterized protein atf5b isoform X2: protein MAASILRRKILPPISTGELGAPLLRQASRSQSRPRTGAEPAERQHLIGDGHSDWMTEKVDLSSFVSTTESSPSSSLPPSPLEQDVKVPSDLEVMTSLLQEELAQLEDYFRSESTSANKLEKSSKCDKGAQGMGSQSYYQLPYGSYGTSQSETSPVVVTLATGELDLASFCGGPISRSKIARPAPYNYHHRYHHHNNGRRILSESVKVSEEVGLDSWGARGSYSGSTELSVNHYSTLKTVSKSSLGGVKKVRECALSLKEEESYCFSEGMFCSEEIARGFCLGGSYDSHHKRDGQLMHNVKVNVSYDSTGLEVLHCSKDGGLSGVVPQETMAAGDGYFHQPMAGTEPYHSFIGDLDQPTQAQAVEPQHGHYLYPECLADQSYECLSRGEAEGSLLGAPIHRPTQRLKDEHCSVKSPLVMGASMESGTGERKQKKRDQNKTAAHRYRLRKRAELDCLEEELHGLEGQNRELRDKAESVEREIQYVKDLLIEVYKARSQRLKQDGSA from the exons ATGGCGGCATCGATCCTTCGCAGGAAAATCCTTCCTCCAATTTCCACAGGCGAGCTCGGCGCTCCCCTTCTCCGACAGGCTAGCCGCAGCCAATCACGGCCAAGGACAGGGGCGGAGCCAGCGGAGAGGCAGCACTTAATTG GTGATGGTCATTCAGATTGGATGACAGAAAAAGTTGATTTGTCTTCATTTGTGTCGACGACCGAGTCCTCTCCCAGCTCATCCCTTCCACCCTCGCCGTTAGAACAAGATGTCAAGGTGCCCTCGGATCTGGAGGTCATGACCTCTCtactgcaggaggagctggctcaGCTGGAGGACTACTTCCGCTCCGAGTCCACATCCGCAAACAAGTTGGAGAAATCCTCAAAATGTGACAAGGGCGCTCAAGGCATGGGCTCCCAGTCTTATTACCAGTTACCCTATGGCTCATACGggaccagccaatcagaaaccaGCCCTGTGGTTGTTACCTTGGCAACAGGGGAGCTGGACCTGGCCAGCTTCTGCGGCGGTCCCATCAGCAGATCCAAAATAGCGCGACCCGCCCCGTACAACTACCACCACCGCTACCACCACCACAACAACGGGCGAAGGATCCTCAGCGAGTCGGTGAAAGTCAGCGAGGAAGTGGGACTGGACTCGTGGGGCGCCAGGGGAAGTTACTCAGGAAGCACAGAGCTGTCTGTGAACCACTACTCCACGCTCAAGACTGTGAGCAAGAGCAGCCTCGGCGGCGTCAAGAAGGTGAGAGAATGTGCTTTATCGTTGAAGGAAGAGGAAAGTTACTGTTTCTCAGAGGGAATGTTTTGCAGCGAGGAGATTGCGCGAGGTTTTTGTCTGGGCGGCTCGTACGACAGCCACCACAAGCGAGACGGACAGTTGATGCACAACGTGAAGGTTAATGTAAGTTACGACAGCACGGGGCTGGAGGTCTTGCACTGCagcaaagatggaggacttTCCGGGGTCGTTCCCCAAGAGACAATGGCGGCCGGCGACGGCTACTTCCACCAGCCGATGGCCGGCACGGAGCCTTACCATAGCTTTATTGGAGACCTCGATCAGCCCACACAAGCACAGGCTGTAGAACCCCAACATGGCCACTACCTCTATCCAGAATGCCTTGCAGACCAAAGCTACGAATGTCTGTCCAGAGGGGAGGCAGAGGGCTCGCTGCTGGGCGCCCCCATCCACCGCCCGACCCAGAGGCTAAAGGATGAGCACTGCTCCGTCAAATCGCCTCTGGTGATGGGCGCCTCTATGGAGTCTGGCACTGgagagaggaagcagaagaagagagaccAGAACAAAACTGCTGCTCACAG gtACAGGCTGCGTAAGAGGGCGGAGCTGGACTgtctggaggaggagctgcacGGCCTGGAGGGACAGAACCGGGAGCTCCGTGACAAGGCGGAGTCGGTGGAGCGAGAAATCCAGTACGTCAAAGACTTACTGATTGAGGTGTACAAGGCTCGCAGTCAGCGGCTCAAACAGGACGGCAGtgcctaa